From the genome of Streptomyces sp. V1I1, one region includes:
- the hydA gene encoding dihydropyrimidinase yields MSSTRTLIRGGLVITAADEVHADVLIEDGRIAALAAHGSAVADAWTADRTIDAANKYVIPGGVDAHTHMELPFGGTFASDSFETGTRAAAWGGTTTIVDFAVQSVGHALREGLDAWYAKADGKCAIDYAFHMILSDVNESSLKEMDLLVEEGITSFKLFMAYPGVFYSDDGQILRAMQRSATNGGLIMMHAENGIAIDVLVEQALAAGRTDPRYHGEVRRALLEAEATHRAIQLARVAGAPLYVVHVSAEEALAELAAARDKGLNVFGETCPQYLFLSTDNLAEPDFEGAKYVCSTPLRPKEHQAALWRGLRTNDLQVVSTDHCPFCFVGQKELGRGDFSKIPNGLPGVENRMDLLHQAVVDGHLTRRRWIEVACATPARMFGLYPKKGTIAPGADADVVIYDPHAEQTLSVETHHMNVDYSAYEGKRITGQVETVLSRGDVVIDQRKFTGRAGHGQYTPRGTCQYLN; encoded by the coding sequence ATGAGCAGCACCCGCACCCTGATCCGCGGCGGCCTGGTCATCACGGCCGCGGACGAGGTCCATGCCGACGTACTGATCGAGGACGGCCGGATCGCCGCGCTCGCCGCGCACGGCTCCGCCGTCGCCGATGCCTGGACCGCGGACCGCACCATCGACGCGGCCAACAAATACGTGATCCCGGGCGGCGTCGACGCGCACACCCATATGGAGCTGCCGTTCGGCGGGACCTTCGCCTCCGACTCCTTCGAGACCGGCACCCGGGCCGCCGCCTGGGGCGGCACCACCACCATCGTCGACTTCGCCGTGCAGTCGGTCGGGCACGCCCTGCGTGAAGGACTTGACGCCTGGTACGCCAAGGCCGACGGCAAATGCGCCATCGACTACGCCTTCCACATGATCCTCTCCGACGTCAACGAGTCGTCGCTGAAGGAGATGGATCTGCTGGTGGAGGAGGGCATCACCTCCTTCAAGCTCTTCATGGCCTACCCCGGCGTCTTCTACAGCGACGACGGGCAGATCCTGCGCGCCATGCAGCGCTCCGCCACCAACGGCGGGCTGATCATGATGCACGCGGAGAACGGCATCGCCATCGACGTCCTGGTGGAACAGGCGCTCGCCGCGGGCCGCACCGACCCGCGCTACCACGGAGAGGTGCGCAGGGCCCTCCTCGAGGCGGAGGCAACCCACCGCGCCATCCAGCTCGCCCGGGTCGCCGGCGCCCCCCTCTACGTCGTGCATGTCTCGGCCGAGGAAGCCCTCGCCGAGCTCGCCGCCGCCCGCGACAAGGGGCTCAACGTCTTCGGCGAGACCTGTCCGCAGTACCTCTTCCTCTCCACCGACAACCTCGCCGAGCCGGACTTCGAGGGCGCGAAGTATGTGTGCTCAACTCCCCTGCGGCCCAAGGAACATCAAGCCGCGCTCTGGCGCGGACTGCGGACCAACGACCTCCAGGTCGTCTCCACCGACCACTGTCCCTTCTGCTTCGTCGGCCAGAAGGAACTGGGCCGCGGCGACTTCTCCAAGATCCCCAACGGGCTGCCGGGCGTGGAGAACCGGATGGACCTCCTCCACCAGGCGGTCGTCGACGGACACCTCACCCGCCGCCGCTGGATCGAGGTCGCCTGCGCGACCCCCGCCCGGATGTTCGGCCTCTACCCGAAGAAGGGCACCATCGCGCCGGGCGCGGACGCCGACGTCGTCATCTACGACCCGCACGCCGAGCAGACCCTCTCGGTCGAGACCCACCACATGAACGTCGACTACTCGGCATACGAGGGCAAGCGGATCACCGGCCAGGTGGAGACCGTGCTCTCGCGCGGCGATGTGGTCATCGACCAGCGCAAGTTCACCGGCCGGGCGGGACACGGCCAGTACACCCCCCGAGGCACTTGTCAGTACCTGAACTAG
- a CDS encoding SDR family oxidoreductase has translation MRITGATVLLTGVTGGIGGALAAQLAAMGTKLILTGRRREALEPLADRYGARTVVADLADPNDVERLAREAAGTDILIANAALPSSGELLDYTPDQIDRALAVNLRAPAMLARLLAPAMVEARRGHLAFVGSMSGKTATKYSALYDATKFGLRGFALSLRQDLHDHGVGVSIVQPGFVRDAGMFAATGADAPAGLRTVSPRQVVAGVVRAIEQDRAEVNVAPVEMKVLTAIGGQFPGFSERVQRRASGADRTVRHIVEAQRESR, from the coding sequence ATGCGCATCACCGGAGCAACCGTTCTGCTCACCGGGGTCACCGGCGGCATCGGCGGCGCGCTCGCCGCCCAACTGGCCGCCATGGGCACGAAGTTGATACTGACCGGCCGCCGCCGCGAGGCGCTGGAACCGCTCGCCGACCGCTATGGCGCCCGCACAGTCGTCGCCGATCTCGCCGACCCGAACGACGTGGAACGGCTCGCCCGCGAGGCCGCCGGCACGGACATCCTGATCGCCAACGCCGCCCTGCCCTCCAGCGGTGAACTGCTGGACTACACCCCGGACCAGATCGACCGCGCCCTGGCGGTCAACCTCCGCGCCCCGGCCATGCTCGCCCGGCTGCTCGCCCCGGCGATGGTCGAGGCGCGGCGGGGCCACCTGGCGTTCGTCGGCTCGATGTCGGGCAAGACGGCGACGAAGTACTCCGCGCTGTACGACGCCACCAAGTTCGGCCTGCGCGGCTTCGCGCTCTCGCTGCGCCAGGATCTGCACGACCACGGAGTCGGCGTGTCGATCGTCCAGCCCGGGTTCGTACGGGACGCGGGCATGTTCGCGGCGACCGGAGCGGATGCCCCGGCGGGGCTGCGCACGGTCTCACCCCGGCAGGTCGTCGCGGGCGTCGTCCGCGCCATCGAGCAGGACCGGGCCGAAGTGAACGTCGCTCCCGTCGAGATGAAGGTGCTCACCGCGATCGGCGGCCAGTTCCCGGGCTTCTCCGAACGCGTCCAGCGGCGCGCGAGCGGCGCGGACCGTACGGTCCGCCACATCGTGGAGGCACAACGCGAAAGCCGCTGA
- a CDS encoding TetR/AcrR family transcriptional regulator — MSNPARSAPTRQRIITAVLHIIGKDGVAAVTNRRIAKEAGVSLGSVTYHFETQHELLRESLLHFVREETRRFTELADQCQSDGVDIDGAAALAGQVAGGTAFDSEHIAPFELYVQAGRDERLREAAAEAFAAYDRLAAQILTGLGVPDAERLAATTVALVMGLQLRRLATGDPADDLVDALLLLARGAVGHDAGRAGFSGS, encoded by the coding sequence ATGTCCAATCCGGCCCGCTCCGCCCCGACCCGGCAGCGCATCATCACCGCCGTCCTGCACATCATCGGCAAGGACGGAGTCGCGGCGGTCACCAACCGGCGGATCGCCAAGGAGGCCGGGGTCTCGCTCGGCTCGGTCACGTACCACTTCGAGACCCAGCACGAGCTGTTGCGCGAGAGCTTGCTGCACTTCGTGCGCGAGGAGACCCGCCGCTTCACCGAACTGGCAGACCAGTGCCAGAGCGACGGCGTCGACATCGACGGCGCCGCCGCCCTGGCCGGGCAGGTGGCAGGCGGCACCGCCTTCGACAGCGAGCACATCGCGCCCTTCGAGCTGTACGTCCAGGCCGGGCGCGACGAGCGGCTGCGGGAAGCGGCCGCCGAGGCCTTCGCCGCGTACGACCGGCTCGCGGCGCAGATCCTCACCGGCCTCGGCGTCCCGGACGCCGAACGCCTCGCCGCCACCACAGTCGCGCTGGTGATGGGCCTTCAACTGCGCAGACTGGCGACGGGCGACCCGGCCGACGACCTGGTTGACGCGCTGCTGCTGCTCGCGCGGGGAGCGGTCGGCCACGACGCCGGGCGGGCCGGTTTCTCGGGCAGCTGA
- a CDS encoding amidase, translating into MSTEDSGGLAEHTRELTDGRTTSEALVKSAIERIEASQSTINAFRWVRGDAALAEARDADRRLAAGERLPLLGVPLAVKDDTDVAGLPTLFGCCGELAPAATDGEAVRRLRAAGAVIVGKTNSCELGQWPFTEGPAFGATRNPWSTDHTPGGSSGGSAAAVAAGLVPAALGSDGAGSVRIPSAWTHLVGIKPQRGRVSLHPYADAFQGLAVNGPLARTVADAALLLDVVQGPHREDLHSPDAINASAAARRDPGRLRIALAWRPPLTLTRTAPHPEVRRAVTALAEALARLGHHVEEARPRYGLIGLAFVPRATAGIAEVAALHPEPALLDPRTRHAMRNGRRLGGRVVRAARAREARQHARIGAIFDSYDIVLTPTTAAPPPRIGAFDGLSAWRTDATMAAACPYAWPWNVLGWPGVNVPAGLTAEGLPVGAQLLGPAGSEERLISLAAQLEADQRWYEKRPPAPVIPGSVPVEQ; encoded by the coding sequence GTGTCCACAGAAGATTCCGGCGGACTGGCAGAGCACACACGTGAGTTGACGGACGGTCGGACGACGTCCGAAGCGCTGGTGAAGAGCGCGATCGAGCGCATCGAGGCCAGCCAGTCCACCATCAACGCCTTCCGCTGGGTGCGCGGCGATGCGGCGCTCGCGGAGGCAAGGGACGCGGACCGGCGCCTCGCGGCGGGGGAGCGGCTGCCGCTCCTCGGCGTGCCCCTCGCAGTCAAGGACGACACCGACGTGGCAGGGCTGCCCACCCTCTTCGGCTGCTGCGGCGAGCTCGCTCCGGCCGCCACGGACGGCGAAGCGGTACGCCGCCTCCGCGCGGCCGGGGCCGTGATCGTCGGCAAGACCAACTCCTGCGAACTCGGCCAGTGGCCGTTCACCGAGGGACCCGCCTTCGGCGCCACCCGTAACCCCTGGTCCACCGACCACACCCCGGGCGGCTCGTCCGGTGGCTCAGCGGCCGCCGTCGCCGCCGGGCTCGTACCCGCCGCGCTCGGCTCCGACGGCGCGGGATCGGTCCGCATCCCGTCTGCCTGGACCCACCTCGTGGGCATCAAACCGCAGCGCGGACGCGTCTCCCTGCACCCCTACGCCGACGCCTTCCAGGGGCTCGCCGTCAACGGCCCGCTCGCCCGCACCGTCGCCGACGCCGCGCTGCTGCTCGACGTGGTGCAGGGCCCGCACCGCGAGGACCTGCACAGCCCGGACGCCATCAACGCCTCCGCCGCCGCCCGCCGCGACCCCGGCCGGCTGCGCATCGCCCTGGCCTGGCGGCCCCCGCTCACCCTCACCCGCACCGCGCCCCACCCAGAGGTGCGCCGCGCCGTCACCGCGCTCGCCGAAGCGCTCGCCCGCCTCGGCCACCACGTGGAGGAGGCCCGGCCGCGCTACGGCCTGATCGGCCTCGCCTTCGTCCCCCGCGCCACCGCGGGCATCGCGGAGGTCGCCGCCCTGCACCCCGAGCCCGCCCTGCTCGACCCGCGCACCCGCCATGCCATGCGCAACGGCCGCCGGCTCGGCGGCCGCGTCGTGCGCGCCGCCCGCGCCCGCGAGGCCCGACAGCACGCAAGGATCGGCGCGATCTTCGACTCGTACGACATCGTCCTCACCCCGACCACCGCGGCCCCGCCCCCGCGCATCGGCGCCTTCGACGGACTCAGCGCCTGGCGCACCGACGCGACGATGGCGGCCGCGTGCCCCTACGCCTGGCCCTGGAACGTCCTCGGCTGGCCCGGCGTCAACGTCCCCGCCGGACTCACGGCCGAGGGACTGCCCGTCGGCGCCCAGCTGCTCGGCCCCGCGGGCAGCGAGGAACGGCTGATCTCGCTCGCCGCCCAACTGGAAGCGGACCAGCGCTGGTACGAGAAGCGGCCGCCCGCCCCGGTGATCCCCGGGAGCGTGCCGGTGGAACAATGA
- a CDS encoding nitrilase-related carbon-nitrogen hydrolase yields MANVVRAALVQATWTGDTESMIAKHEEHAREAARRGAKIIGFQEVFNAPYFCQVQEPEHYRWAEPVPDGPTVRRMQELARETGMVIVVPVFEIEGAGFYYNTAAVIDADGSYLGKYRKHHIPQVKGFWEKYYFKPGNLGWPVFDTAVGKVGVYICYDRHFPEGWRQLGLNGAQLVYNPSATSRGLSGYLWQLEQPASAVANEYFIAAINRVGQEEYGDNDFYGTSYFVDPRGQFVGDVASDKEEELLVRDLDFDLIDVVRQQWAFYRDRRPDAYEGLVQP; encoded by the coding sequence ATGGCTAACGTCGTACGCGCCGCACTCGTCCAGGCGACCTGGACCGGCGACACCGAATCCATGATTGCCAAACATGAGGAACACGCCCGCGAGGCCGCCCGCCGGGGTGCCAAGATCATCGGTTTCCAAGAGGTCTTCAACGCTCCCTACTTCTGCCAGGTCCAGGAGCCCGAGCACTACCGCTGGGCCGAGCCCGTCCCGGACGGCCCCACCGTCCGCCGGATGCAGGAACTCGCCCGCGAGACCGGCATGGTGATCGTGGTCCCGGTCTTCGAGATCGAGGGCGCGGGCTTCTACTACAACACCGCCGCCGTGATCGACGCCGACGGCTCCTACCTCGGCAAATACCGCAAGCACCACATCCCCCAGGTCAAGGGCTTCTGGGAGAAGTACTACTTCAAGCCGGGGAATCTGGGCTGGCCGGTCTTCGACACCGCCGTCGGCAAGGTCGGCGTGTACATCTGCTACGACCGGCACTTCCCGGAGGGCTGGCGTCAACTCGGCCTGAACGGCGCCCAGTTGGTCTACAACCCGTCCGCCACCTCGCGTGGCCTCTCGGGGTACCTCTGGCAGCTGGAGCAGCCCGCGTCCGCCGTCGCCAACGAGTACTTCATCGCCGCCATCAACCGCGTCGGCCAGGAGGAGTACGGCGACAACGACTTCTACGGCACCAGCTACTTCGTCGACCCGCGGGGCCAGTTCGTCGGCGACGTCGCCAGCGACAAGGAGGAGGAACTGCTCGTACGGGACCTCGACTTCGACCTGATCGACGTCGTACGACAGCAGTGGGCGTTCTACCGCGACCGCCGCCCCGACGCGTACGAGGGGCTGGTGCAGCCATGA
- a CDS encoding NCS1 family nucleobase:cation symporter-1 → MAETVPPAPAGGSIDDSAGRVELAPGAVPPDSRFVNDDLLPVPVTQRRWTTYNFAALWVGMAHNIPSWLLASGLVALGMDWKQAVFTIGLANLIVLAPMLLTGHAGPKYGIPFPVLARASFGLRGANLPALVRAAVACAWFGIQTWIGGQGIFILLGKIFGGWTKAAEVGGQPWTLWVCFVIFWAVELAIIYRGMETLRRFENWAAPFVIVGALVLLVWITAKAGGLGPLLDQPSKLGWGADFWPVFFPSLMGMIAFWSTLSLNIPDFTRFGAGQRAQIWGQSLGLPTTMTLFALLSVFVTSGSQAVYGAAVWDPVELAAKTDNVFGLLYALVTVLVATISVNIAANVVSPAYDLANLAPKLINFRRGALITGIVGVLIMPWKLTETPELYIFTWLGLVGGLLGTVAGILIADYWVIRRTVLDLAGLYTPGSRYWYTSGWNLRAVAAFAVGGVLAVGGSHSAEGKGPFPEDGLIPFLKPLADYGWAVGLAAALVLYVVLMQPVARAARHSGP, encoded by the coding sequence ATGGCCGAGACAGTTCCGCCCGCTCCGGCCGGCGGCTCGATAGACGATTCCGCCGGCCGCGTCGAGCTCGCGCCCGGCGCGGTTCCCCCCGACAGCCGCTTCGTCAACGACGATCTGCTGCCCGTCCCCGTCACGCAACGCCGCTGGACGACGTACAACTTCGCCGCGCTGTGGGTCGGCATGGCCCACAACATCCCGTCCTGGCTGCTCGCTTCCGGCCTCGTCGCCCTCGGCATGGACTGGAAGCAGGCGGTGTTCACCATCGGCCTCGCCAATCTGATCGTGCTCGCGCCGATGCTGCTGACCGGGCACGCGGGACCGAAGTACGGCATTCCCTTCCCCGTCCTCGCGCGCGCCTCCTTCGGGCTGCGCGGAGCGAACCTGCCGGCACTGGTCCGGGCCGCGGTGGCCTGTGCCTGGTTCGGCATCCAGACCTGGATCGGCGGGCAGGGCATCTTCATCCTGCTCGGCAAGATCTTCGGCGGCTGGACGAAGGCGGCCGAGGTCGGAGGGCAGCCGTGGACGCTGTGGGTGTGCTTCGTGATCTTCTGGGCGGTCGAACTGGCCATCATCTACCGGGGTATGGAGACGCTGCGGCGGTTCGAGAACTGGGCCGCGCCGTTCGTCATCGTCGGCGCGCTGGTCCTGCTGGTGTGGATCACCGCCAAGGCGGGCGGCCTCGGACCGCTCCTCGACCAGCCTTCGAAGCTCGGCTGGGGCGCCGACTTCTGGCCGGTCTTCTTCCCTTCGCTGATGGGGATGATCGCCTTCTGGTCGACGCTGTCCCTGAACATTCCGGACTTCACCCGCTTCGGCGCGGGCCAACGCGCCCAGATCTGGGGCCAGTCGCTCGGTCTGCCGACGACGATGACCCTCTTCGCACTGCTGTCGGTCTTCGTCACCTCCGGCTCCCAGGCGGTGTACGGCGCGGCGGTCTGGGACCCGGTCGAGCTCGCCGCCAAGACCGACAACGTCTTCGGCCTGCTCTACGCCCTGGTGACCGTGTTGGTCGCGACGATCTCGGTGAACATCGCGGCCAACGTCGTCTCACCCGCGTACGACCTGGCGAACCTCGCGCCCAAGCTGATCAACTTCCGCAGGGGAGCGCTGATCACGGGCATCGTCGGCGTCCTGATCATGCCGTGGAAGCTCACCGAGACACCCGAGCTCTACATCTTCACCTGGCTCGGCCTGGTCGGTGGTCTGCTCGGTACGGTCGCGGGCATTCTGATCGCCGACTACTGGGTCATCCGCCGCACCGTCCTCGACCTGGCCGGTCTCTACACCCCGGGCAGCCGCTACTGGTACACCTCCGGCTGGAATCTGCGCGCCGTCGCCGCGTTCGCGGTCGGCGGGGTGCTGGCGGTGGGCGGCTCGCACTCGGCGGAAGGGAAGGGGCCGTTCCCCGAGGACGGACTGATCCCCTTCCTCAAGCCGCTCGCGGACTACGGCTGGGCGGTGGGCCTCGCCGCGGCGCTGGTGCTCTATGTGGTGCTGATGCAGCCGGTGGCCCGCGCCGCCCGGCACTCAGGCCCCTGA
- a CDS encoding aspartate aminotransferase family protein, with protein MTHLYDRHKAVIPDWVALYYKQPIEITHGEGRHVWDADGNRYLDFFGGILTTMTAHALPEVTKAVSEQAGRIIHSSTLYLNRPMVELAERVATLSGIPDARVFFTTSGTEANDTALLLATGHRRSNQILAMRNSYHGRSFSAVSITGNRSWSPTSLSPLQTLYVHGGVRTRGPYAQLSDAQFIEACVADLEDVLGQTRGGVAALIAEPIQGVGGFTSPPDGLYAAFREVLSRQGILWISDEVQTGWGRTGEHFWGWQAHAENGPPDILTFAKGIGNGMSIGGVVAPAEIMNSLDANSISTFGGSPVTMAAGAANLSYLLEHDLQGNARRVGGLLIERLRAIGAGVPAVREVRGRGLMIAIELVKPGTDEANPEAASAVLEAAREGGLLIGKGGGHNTSALRIAPPLSLTVAEAEEGAAILEQALHSV; from the coding sequence ATGACCCATCTGTACGACCGCCACAAGGCCGTCATCCCCGACTGGGTCGCGCTCTACTACAAGCAGCCCATCGAGATCACCCACGGCGAGGGCCGCCATGTCTGGGACGCGGACGGCAACCGCTACCTCGACTTCTTCGGCGGCATCCTCACCACGATGACCGCCCACGCCCTCCCCGAGGTCACCAAGGCGGTGAGCGAGCAGGCCGGGCGGATCATCCACTCCTCGACGCTCTATCTCAACCGCCCGATGGTCGAGCTCGCCGAGCGGGTTGCCACCCTCTCCGGCATCCCCGACGCACGGGTCTTCTTCACCACCTCCGGCACCGAGGCCAATGACACCGCCCTGCTGCTGGCGACCGGCCACCGCCGCTCCAACCAGATCCTGGCGATGCGCAACAGCTACCACGGCCGGTCCTTCTCGGCGGTCTCCATCACCGGAAACCGGAGCTGGTCGCCCACCAGCCTCTCCCCGCTGCAGACGCTGTACGTGCACGGCGGCGTCCGCACCCGCGGCCCCTACGCCCAGTTGTCCGACGCGCAGTTCATCGAGGCGTGCGTGGCGGACCTGGAGGACGTCCTCGGCCAGACCCGTGGCGGAGTCGCCGCGCTGATCGCCGAACCCATCCAGGGCGTCGGCGGCTTCACATCCCCGCCCGACGGTCTGTACGCCGCGTTCCGCGAAGTCCTCAGCCGGCAGGGCATCCTGTGGATCTCCGACGAGGTGCAGACCGGCTGGGGCCGCACCGGCGAGCACTTCTGGGGCTGGCAGGCGCACGCCGAGAACGGTCCGCCGGACATCCTCACCTTCGCCAAGGGCATCGGCAACGGCATGTCCATCGGCGGCGTCGTCGCCCCCGCCGAGATCATGAACTCCCTGGACGCCAACTCCATTTCGACCTTCGGCGGCTCCCCGGTCACCATGGCGGCGGGCGCCGCCAACCTCTCGTATCTGCTGGAGCACGACCTCCAGGGCAACGCCCGCCGCGTCGGCGGCCTGCTGATCGAGCGGCTGCGAGCCATCGGCGCGGGTGTGCCCGCCGTACGAGAAGTACGCGGCCGCGGCCTGATGATCGCCATCGAGCTGGTCAAGCCAGGCACCGACGAGGCGAACCCCGAAGCGGCATCGGCCGTCCTGGAGGCCGCCCGCGAGGGCGGGCTGCTGATCGGCAAGGGCGGCGGCCACAACACCAGCGCCCTGCGCATCGCCCCGCCGCTCTCGCTGACCGTCGCCGAGGCGGAAGAGGGCGCCGCCATCCTCGAACAGGCCCTGCACAGCGTCTAG
- a CDS encoding PPOX class F420-dependent oxidoreductase, with protein sequence MTPEDFADARYISLTTFRKDGTGVATPVWFAVDGGELLVWTNSESWKVKRLRKDSRVVVTVCDARGRIADGAPSAEGTARLLDAAGTGAIRKLLARKYTWQFWLVDWPAMVVRRGKRPQTGIAVTI encoded by the coding sequence GTGACTCCTGAGGACTTCGCAGACGCCAGGTACATCAGTCTGACCACGTTCCGTAAAGACGGGACGGGCGTCGCCACGCCCGTCTGGTTCGCGGTGGACGGCGGTGAACTGCTCGTGTGGACCAACTCCGAATCCTGGAAGGTCAAGCGGCTGCGCAAGGACAGCCGCGTCGTCGTCACCGTCTGCGACGCGCGCGGCCGGATCGCGGACGGCGCACCGAGCGCCGAGGGCACGGCGCGACTGCTGGACGCCGCCGGGACGGGCGCGATTCGCAAACTGCTCGCCCGCAAGTACACCTGGCAGTTCTGGCTGGTCGACTGGCCGGCCATGGTCGTGCGGCGGGGCAAGCGGCCGCAGACCGGCATCGCGGTGACGATCTGA
- a CDS encoding TIGR03842 family LLM class F420-dependent oxidoreductase, protein MDFGLVLQTDPPASAVVSLMRRAERNGFRYGWTFDSAVLWQEPFVIYSQILEHTQKLHVGPMVTNPGTRTWEVTASTFATLNDMYGNRTVCGIGRGDSAMRVAGRKPNTLARLGESIGVIRDLAEGREAVVDGQPLQLPWVRDGKLPVWMAAYGPKALALAGQKADGFILQLADLYLTESMVKAVRTAASDAGRDPDSVTICVAAPAYVSDDIEHAREQCRWFGGMVGNHVADLVTRYGEHSGLVPDALTSYIKAREGYDYSHHGRAGNPSTDFVPDEIVDRFCLLGPAEAHIEKLKALRELGVDQFAVYNMHDAKEATIDAYGSEIIPALNR, encoded by the coding sequence ATGGACTTCGGACTCGTCCTGCAGACCGACCCGCCGGCCTCGGCCGTCGTCTCACTGATGCGGCGCGCGGAACGCAACGGCTTCCGCTACGGCTGGACCTTCGACTCGGCGGTGCTCTGGCAGGAGCCCTTCGTCATCTACAGCCAGATTCTCGAGCACACCCAGAAGCTCCACGTCGGACCCATGGTGACCAACCCCGGGACCAGGACCTGGGAGGTGACCGCCTCCACCTTCGCGACGCTGAACGACATGTACGGCAACCGCACGGTGTGCGGCATCGGGCGCGGCGACTCCGCGATGCGGGTCGCGGGCCGCAAGCCCAACACCCTCGCCAGGCTGGGCGAGTCGATCGGCGTCATCCGCGACCTCGCCGAGGGCCGGGAGGCCGTCGTCGACGGGCAGCCCCTCCAGCTGCCGTGGGTCCGGGACGGAAAGCTGCCGGTGTGGATGGCGGCGTACGGGCCCAAGGCGCTGGCTCTCGCGGGCCAGAAAGCCGACGGATTCATCCTCCAGCTCGCCGACCTGTATCTGACCGAGTCAATGGTCAAGGCGGTCCGCACCGCCGCGTCGGACGCCGGGCGCGACCCGGACTCCGTCACCATCTGCGTCGCCGCGCCCGCGTACGTGAGCGACGACATCGAGCACGCCCGCGAGCAGTGCCGCTGGTTCGGCGGAATGGTCGGCAACCACGTCGCCGACCTCGTGACCCGCTACGGCGAGCACTCCGGCCTGGTGCCCGACGCCCTCACCTCGTACATCAAGGCGCGCGAAGGCTACGACTACAGCCACCACGGCCGCGCCGGGAACCCGTCCACGGACTTCGTCCCGGACGAGATCGTCGACCGCTTCTGTCTGCTCGGCCCGGCCGAGGCGCACATCGAGAAGCTGAAGGCGCTGCGCGAGCTGGGTGTCGACCAGTTCGCGGTCTACAACATGCACGACGCGAAGGAAGCGACCATCGACGCGTACGGCTCCGAGATCATCCCGGCACTCAACCGCTGA
- a CDS encoding helix-turn-helix domain-containing protein yields MPLTRADVFGDPDCAGPLQPFRFGDKWSGMVLRCPKDGPCRFSELRIPLHWITPKVLTETLRAMERNGFLTRTAHDENPPRVEYELTGPGCSALGPMDAACEWASTHLPELAEAREAYGRRT; encoded by the coding sequence ATGCCCCTGACTCGGGCAGACGTGTTCGGCGATCCGGACTGCGCGGGCCCACTGCAGCCGTTCCGCTTCGGCGACAAGTGGTCCGGGATGGTGCTGCGCTGCCCGAAGGACGGTCCGTGCCGCTTCTCCGAGCTCAGGATTCCGCTGCACTGGATCACCCCCAAGGTGCTCACCGAGACGCTGCGCGCGATGGAACGCAACGGTTTCCTGACAAGGACCGCGCACGACGAGAACCCGCCGCGCGTCGAGTACGAACTCACCGGGCCCGGCTGCTCGGCGCTCGGGCCGATGGACGCGGCGTGCGAGTGGGCCAGTACGCATCTGCCGGAGCTCGCCGAGGCGAGGGAGGCGTACGGGCGCAGAACCTGA
- a CDS encoding helix-turn-helix domain-containing protein has protein sequence MVRTPLTPEERERGERLGQLLRRARGDRSMVEVAAAAGLSAETLRKIETGRAPTPAFFTVAAVAAVLGLSMDELVVRCALSPAA, from the coding sequence ATGGTGCGCACCCCCCTCACCCCCGAAGAGCGCGAACGCGGCGAGCGGCTCGGCCAGTTGCTGCGCCGGGCACGCGGCGACCGCAGCATGGTGGAGGTGGCCGCGGCCGCCGGACTGTCCGCCGAGACACTGCGCAAGATCGAGACGGGCCGCGCCCCGACCCCCGCCTTCTTCACCGTCGCCGCGGTCGCCGCGGTGCTCGGCCTGTCCATGGACGAGCTGGTGGTGCGCTGCGCCCTGTCGCCCGCGGCGTAG